A genomic window from Fibrobacterota bacterium includes:
- the tnpB gene encoding IS66 family insertion sequence element accessory protein TnpB yields MLSPSNLRIFLCGQPADMRKSFNGLTGMCNQFLSQDPTSGKVFVFFNKRRDQVKALWWDETGYAIWHKRLEAGMFYPDPTEGPISPAQLSLILDGIQVKMVRQYKRFHLVKKMSDSSI; encoded by the coding sequence ATGCTGAGCCCCTCCAATCTGCGGATCTTTCTTTGCGGTCAGCCTGCCGACATGCGCAAATCCTTCAATGGGCTCACCGGCATGTGCAACCAATTCCTGTCGCAAGATCCCACATCCGGAAAGGTCTTCGTGTTTTTCAACAAGCGCCGGGACCAAGTCAAAGCGCTGTGGTGGGATGAGACGGGATACGCCATCTGGCACAAGAGATTGGAGGCGGGAATGTTTTATCCGGATCCAACCGAGGGGCCGATTTCGCCCGCGCAACTGTCCTTGATCCTCGATGGAATCCAAGTGAAGATGGTTCGCCAATACAAGCGATTCCATCTCGTGAAGAAGATGTCTGATTCATCG